The nucleotide window CACGGGCGCGTACCTGGCGGCTCGACTGGCCGTGCAGAAACTCCTGGACGAAGGTACGCTCAAGGAAAACCCGTTCAGCGATTCCATCGCAGCTGTCAGCGTCGGCATCTACGAAGGGCAGCCGGTGCTAGACTTGCCCTATCTCGAGGACCGGGACGCCAGCGTTGACTTCAACGTTGTGATGACGGGCAAGGGCGAGTTCGTGGAACTGCAAGGCACGGGCGAAGAGGCGACGTTCTCGGAGGATGAGCTGGCCAAGCTGATTGGCTTGGCGAAGAAGGGCATCAAGGAATTGTCAGCAATGCAGGCAAGTTTCCTGACCCAGCGCTTGCTGGGCGATCTGAAGCTCTAGTTTCGCAGGCCATCACGTCGCTGCTCTTGTGAAGAGTAGACGGCGGGCCTCGCCCGTATCCTTCATGAATATGCTTAGGCCGATTCCTGAAATTGGCTAATCCGCCTGACGGTTTGAGCATTCATTTCTTTGTTTTGGGCAGTTGGGGTGTTGATTAACAACTGAGAAGCGTTTTTGCTCTGCTCGCTAATTTTCCAGCAAAGGCTATGAATATTCACGAATACCAGGCGAAGAAACTATTTGAAGAATATGGCATCCCTTGTCCAAAGGGTGCCGCGACAAGTTCGAGCGACGAGTTCGAGGCTTGCATCGACAGTCTGGGGGAAGGCCTGGTTGTCGTGAAATCGCAAATACATGCGGGTGGCCGCGGCAAGGGAACCTTCACCGACGGTTTCAAGGGGGGCGTCAAGCTCGCCAAGACCAAGGAAGAAGCCATTGAGTACGCCAACAAGATGCTCGGCAATACGCTGGTTACCATCCAGACGGGCGAAGCGGGCCGCAAGGTGCAAACCATCTACTTTACCGAAGGCGCCGACATCAAGAAAGAGTACTACCTCGCGGTCTTGCTCGACCGCGCCACTTCCCGTCCGGTGATCGTGGCTTCGACTGAAGGCGGCATGGACATCGAAACGGTTGCCGAAGAAACGCCAGACCGCATCTTCAAGGTTTTCATCGATCCGGCATACGGCCTCGCGGACTTCCAGCTCCGCGAACTCGTGACCAAGCTCGGCCTCAGCAAGCTCGAGTCCAAGAACGCGGCCAAGCTCATCCGCAACCTTTACACCATGTTCTGGGAAAAGGACGCGGATATGATCGAGATCAACCCGCTGATCACGACCGAGACCGAAGACGTGCTCGCCCTCGACGCGAAGGTCAGCTTCGACTCCAACGCCCTTTACCGCCACCCCGAGATCCAAGCCCTGCGCGACTTGAACGAGGAGGACCCCAAGGAAATCGAAGCTTCCAAGTTCGACCTCTCTTATATCGCGCTCGACGGTTCCATCGCCTGCTTGGTCAATGGCGCCGGCCTCGCGATGTCGACCATGGACATCATCCAGCACTTCGGCGGCAGCCCGGCCAACTTCCTCGACGTGGGCGGCGGCGCCTCCAAGGAGCAAGTGATCGCAGCGTTCAAGATCATCCTCGGCGACCCGAACGTGAAGGGGATTTTCGTCAACATCTTCGGCGGCATCATGGACTGTGACGTCATCGCTAACGGAATCGTGGACGCGGTGAAGGAAGTCGGCCTCGAGCTGCCGCTGGTGGTTCGCTTGGAAGGAAACAACGTAGTCGCGGGCCGCAAGACGCTCGACAACTCCGGCCTCACAATCGTCACCGGAAGCAGCATGGCGGACGCCGCTGAAAAGATCGCAAACCT belongs to Pelagicoccus enzymogenes and includes:
- the sucC gene encoding ADP-forming succinate--CoA ligase subunit beta is translated as MNIHEYQAKKLFEEYGIPCPKGAATSSSDEFEACIDSLGEGLVVVKSQIHAGGRGKGTFTDGFKGGVKLAKTKEEAIEYANKMLGNTLVTIQTGEAGRKVQTIYFTEGADIKKEYYLAVLLDRATSRPVIVASTEGGMDIETVAEETPDRIFKVFIDPAYGLADFQLRELVTKLGLSKLESKNAAKLIRNLYTMFWEKDADMIEINPLITTETEDVLALDAKVSFDSNALYRHPEIQALRDLNEEDPKEIEASKFDLSYIALDGSIACLVNGAGLAMSTMDIIQHFGGSPANFLDVGGGASKEQVIAAFKIILGDPNVKGIFVNIFGGIMDCDVIANGIVDAVKEVGLELPLVVRLEGNNVVAGRKTLDNSGLTIVTGSSMADAAEKIANLVA